The following proteins are encoded in a genomic region of Desulfosporosinus youngiae DSM 17734:
- the nuoB gene encoding NADH-quinone oxidoreductase subunit NuoB, producing the protein MLKVWKKVIATGNVTEPWEKAVPSERSRGEVVVEQNAACKGCNLCVNVCPTNAIKLYEGSRVVNQKACVFCGLCVDSCQEGCLKQTTNYKLAILGGSLAENTGSELRNKIRRVLGRSLHIRHLDIGSCNGCDFEMNHVCNPVYDIQQYGIDFVASPRHADLLMVTGPVTRNSTQALMMTYEATPTPKLVMALGACACSGDQIFGESYAIRGAVDAFAPVDIYVPGCPPRPQAIIHGLMLALDRM; encoded by the coding sequence TTGTTAAAGGTTTGGAAAAAAGTTATCGCCACCGGTAATGTAACAGAACCCTGGGAAAAGGCGGTACCCTCGGAACGTTCCCGGGGTGAAGTGGTCGTAGAGCAAAATGCAGCCTGCAAGGGTTGTAATCTTTGCGTCAATGTTTGTCCGACCAATGCTATAAAATTGTACGAAGGTTCACGGGTAGTTAATCAGAAGGCTTGTGTCTTTTGTGGGCTCTGCGTTGATTCTTGCCAGGAGGGCTGTTTAAAACAAACTACTAATTACAAATTGGCAATCTTGGGCGGTTCACTGGCTGAGAATACCGGTTCAGAATTGAGAAATAAAATCCGCAGGGTCCTGGGCCGGTCCCTGCATATCAGGCATCTGGACATCGGTTCCTGCAACGGCTGTGATTTTGAAATGAACCATGTCTGCAACCCTGTTTACGATATCCAACAATATGGGATTGACTTTGTAGCCTCTCCCCGTCATGCGGATTTGTTGATGGTTACCGGGCCTGTCACCCGTAATTCTACCCAGGCTCTGATGATGACCTATGAGGCAACACCTACTCCCAAACTGGTCATGGCCCTGGGGGCCTGTGCCTGCAGCGGCGATCAGATTTTCGGTGAGAGCTATGCCATTAGAGGAGCTGTTGATGCCTTTGCTCCCGTTGATATCTACGTGCCTGGCTGCCCTCCGCGGCCGCAGGCTATTATTCATGGGTTAATGCTGGCTCTGGACCGGATGTAG
- a CDS encoding proton-conducting transporter membrane subunit, protein MFELILAALVLPIVIGLITLPQKKLAAIRYTNLAGSALTSGIILAIIGKITEIKVFSSEFLYVDYLSAVLLLVVALLTFTATLFSLPYMEKEVKEGHATEKMIPRYYALLNLFTFAMVSVLVVGNLGLMWVAVEGTTLASALLVAFYFNRSALEAAWKYVMICTVGICLALLGTMILYYAQVNAGGETQALNWLYLKQISHTLNPAIVKLAFVFILIGYGTKAGLAPMHTWLPDAHSQAPSPVSGLLSGALLSCAFYALIRNVIIIQGTIGTEFIHTVLLGLGILSIMLAIPFVLIQHDVKRLLAYSSVEHMGIIAIGFGIGSHLAVYAALLHIINHAIAKSALFYLVGIISQEYKTRNIKEIQGIARVMPAVATMFMIGILAITGTPPLNIFISKFLLINAMFESKMWLLGGLTLLLLVGVFAGLMNYALKMTFSSVPEKMKRANVSPVALTAIGLSICLLIIGGLYLPPFLSEILTKAADIVIGG, encoded by the coding sequence ATGTTCGAGTTGATCTTAGCGGCCTTAGTGCTGCCTATTGTCATAGGGTTAATTACCCTGCCGCAAAAGAAACTTGCCGCAATCCGCTATACCAATCTGGCAGGGAGCGCCTTAACCAGTGGTATTATCCTGGCGATCATCGGCAAGATAACGGAAATTAAAGTATTTAGCAGCGAGTTTCTGTATGTGGACTACCTGAGTGCTGTACTCCTTTTAGTGGTAGCTCTGCTGACCTTTACCGCCACCTTATTTTCCCTGCCTTATATGGAGAAGGAAGTAAAAGAAGGACATGCCACGGAAAAGATGATTCCCCGCTATTATGCCCTGCTTAACTTGTTTACCTTTGCCATGGTGAGCGTTCTGGTTGTAGGGAACCTAGGTCTGATGTGGGTGGCTGTGGAAGGCACAACTCTGGCTTCTGCGCTGCTGGTGGCCTTCTATTTTAACCGTTCTGCCCTGGAAGCAGCCTGGAAGTACGTCATGATTTGCACGGTAGGTATTTGTTTAGCCTTGCTGGGTACTATGATTCTCTATTATGCCCAGGTTAATGCCGGTGGCGAGACCCAGGCTCTGAATTGGCTCTACCTGAAGCAAATCAGTCACACCCTTAATCCTGCCATTGTAAAATTAGCCTTTGTCTTCATCTTGATTGGTTACGGTACCAAAGCCGGTCTGGCCCCCATGCATACCTGGCTGCCGGACGCCCACAGTCAGGCTCCCTCGCCGGTCAGCGGTCTTTTATCCGGTGCGCTTTTGAGCTGTGCTTTTTACGCATTGATTCGCAACGTCATTATTATCCAAGGAACCATTGGTACGGAATTTATTCATACGGTGCTTCTCGGACTGGGTATTCTGTCGATCATGCTGGCCATACCCTTTGTCTTGATACAGCATGATGTTAAACGATTGCTGGCCTATTCGTCCGTCGAGCACATGGGGATTATCGCCATCGGTTTCGGGATTGGCAGCCACCTGGCAGTGTATGCAGCACTGCTGCACATCATTAACCACGCCATAGCCAAGTCGGCTCTATTTTATCTGGTCGGTATCATTAGCCAGGAGTATAAAACCAGAAACATTAAAGAGATTCAAGGAATTGCCCGGGTTATGCCCGCCGTAGCCACTATGTTCATGATTGGCATCCTAGCCATCACAGGGACACCTCCGCTAAACATCTTTATTAGTAAGTTCTTGCTGATTAACGCCATGTTCGAGAGCAAAATGTGGCTCCTGGGTGGTTTAACCCTCCTGTTGCTGGTGGGCGTCTTTGCCGGTTTGATGAACTACGCCTTAAAGATGACCTTCAGCAGTGTTCCCGAAAAAATGAAGCGGGCCAATGTTTCGCCAGTCGCTCTAACCGCCATTGGTCTTTCCATCTGCCTGCTGATAATCGGCGGACTTTACCTGCCACCGTTTCTAAGCGAAATCTTAACCAAAGCGGCAGACATTGTGATAGGAGGTTAA
- a CDS encoding NADH-quinone oxidoreductase subunit C has product MKDYKTIPAAELRETACQLYAEGQNGLMSMFANDERQLNGNYAIYCLFSVGKSMQVIKAVLKEKGKLEFPSITPKISGAAWYEREIYDMFGLKPVGHPDLRPLALHENWPQGIFPLRKDFNNQTPVPTAKKEFPMAGVEGEGVFQVPVGPIHAGIIEPGHFIFSQAGEDIIRLDAKLFFLHRGIEKAIEGAPIERAFYQVERISGICTVAHSLSYCQAIETIAGVTVPPRAQYLRALVGEMERLYNHVGDIGNLCAGMGFAVGIMAGARLKEDIMRVNEALTGHRFLRGMVVPGGVRLDINDQLSAEIRSMLDKLIPDFNEMIELFRGNDAFLNRVETTGIVPRQAALDLGVVGVGARASGVDVDIRRDFPYGCYSSLKFEVPIYTSGDVAARLWVRVDEVAQTVNLIREILEKMPKAKGPLKAAIPVIKPYSSGFGWCESPQGNNIHWLMVGENNTVYRLYARAAAYPNWPALTVAAPGNIIPDFPLINKSYELSYACVDR; this is encoded by the coding sequence ATGAAGGATTATAAAACGATTCCGGCTGCCGAGTTAAGAGAGACTGCCTGCCAGCTCTACGCTGAAGGACAAAATGGCCTGATGTCCATGTTCGCCAATGACGAACGGCAGCTAAACGGCAATTATGCCATCTACTGCCTGTTTTCAGTCGGTAAAAGTATGCAGGTCATCAAAGCTGTCCTGAAAGAAAAAGGGAAATTGGAGTTCCCTTCAATTACTCCTAAGATTTCAGGCGCAGCTTGGTATGAGCGTGAGATTTACGACATGTTTGGTCTAAAGCCAGTGGGCCACCCGGATTTAAGGCCGCTTGCCTTGCATGAGAACTGGCCCCAGGGGATCTTTCCGTTGCGCAAAGACTTTAACAACCAAACACCCGTACCCACTGCTAAGAAAGAGTTTCCCATGGCCGGGGTGGAAGGGGAGGGAGTATTTCAGGTCCCTGTAGGGCCAATCCACGCGGGTATTATTGAACCAGGTCACTTCATCTTCAGCCAGGCAGGCGAGGACATTATCCGCTTGGATGCCAAGTTATTCTTCCTGCACCGGGGCATTGAAAAAGCCATTGAAGGGGCACCGATTGAAAGAGCTTTCTACCAGGTGGAACGGATCTCGGGTATCTGCACCGTTGCCCACTCTTTGTCCTATTGCCAGGCTATTGAAACCATTGCCGGTGTAACCGTTCCGCCTAGGGCCCAGTATTTAAGAGCGCTGGTAGGTGAAATGGAGCGCCTTTATAACCATGTGGGCGATATTGGCAACTTGTGTGCCGGTATGGGATTTGCTGTGGGAATTATGGCCGGTGCCCGTCTGAAGGAAGATATCATGAGGGTTAACGAAGCACTTACCGGTCACCGTTTTCTGCGGGGCATGGTTGTCCCCGGTGGTGTGCGCCTTGACATTAATGATCAGTTAAGCGCTGAGATCAGGTCAATGCTGGACAAACTGATACCTGACTTCAATGAGATGATTGAACTCTTTAGAGGAAACGATGCCTTCCTGAACCGTGTCGAGACCACCGGCATTGTGCCCCGGCAGGCAGCTCTGGATTTAGGAGTCGTTGGGGTTGGCGCCAGGGCCTCCGGTGTTGATGTCGATATCCGGCGGGATTTCCCCTATGGATGCTATTCCTCGCTGAAATTTGAGGTTCCGATCTACACGAGCGGTGATGTGGCAGCCCGCCTGTGGGTTCGTGTTGATGAAGTGGCTCAGACTGTGAACCTGATTCGCGAGATATTAGAGAAAATGCCTAAGGCTAAGGGTCCCCTGAAAGCAGCTATCCCTGTTATAAAACCCTACAGCAGCGGGTTTGGCTGGTGCGAATCACCTCAGGGCAATAACATTCACTGGCTTATGGTAGGGGAGAACAATACCGTTTACCGCCTGTATGCCCGGGCTGCCGCTTATCCGAACTGGCCGGCCCTAACGGTAGCTGCACCCGGTAATATCATCCCCGACTTCCCGCTCATAAATAAGAGCTATGAACTATCATACGCCTGTGTGGACAGATAG
- a CDS encoding toll/interleukin-1 receptor domain-containing protein, whose product MKKIFISHSSEDKEMCDAFVDVLEQLGIPEADILYTSSARHGVPGDEDIFEYLNKHIKQRLNVFYMLSNNYFKNIHCINEMRAAWRAQNEYSIYILPNLNYAMKGLNSKKGYNLTSAMELTNLKDRITKMYNTSIPENKWEEVKNKFLEVVLR is encoded by the coding sequence ATGAAGAAGATTTTTATCAGTCACTCATCCGAGGATAAGGAGATGTGTGACGCATTTGTAGACGTTTTAGAACAATTAGGTATTCCTGAGGCTGACATATTATATACATCTTCAGCAAGGCATGGTGTACCTGGAGATGAAGATATATTCGAATATCTGAATAAGCATATTAAACAAAGATTGAATGTATTTTATATGTTGTCCAATAATTATTTTAAAAATATCCATTGTATCAATGAAATGAGGGCAGCTTGGCGAGCACAAAATGAATATTCAATTTATATCTTACCAAATTTAAATTACGCAATGAAAGGCTTAAACAGTAAGAAAGGTTATAATTTAACGTCTGCTATGGAATTGACCAATCTCAAAGATAGAATAACAAAAATGTATAATACGTCTATACCAGAAAATAAATGGGAAGAAGTTAAAAACAAATTTCTTGAAGTAGTGTTAAGATGA